DNA from Bdellovibrionota bacterium:
CCATATCCAAAGACCAGATCCCCGAACGGGCGAGGCACTACGAGCCGCAACTTCGGATTTATCGAGAGGCTCTTGAAACGATTTCCGGCAAGAAGGTCGCCGAGTCTCTTCTCTTCTTCGTCCGATTGGGCCGGACGGCCGCCGTCGTAATTTAGGGACACTAAATCAGTCGTTTAACTTGCTTCAATAGGTCCTTCAGTGGCGGTGCCGGCTGATTCTTCAAATACAAGCTAAGCCCTTTAAGAAATGATTTTTGAAAGCTGATCAACTGCGCGTGCACGTTCTTCGGGGTTACTTGGGGATCGAGCGAAAAATCGCATGCCTCTTCTCGAAGAATTGTATTCGAAACACTCATGAGAAGAGTTTCACCCGTCAGACCACCGTCGATTTCGTGTCCAACCTGGATAAGTCTTTCGTATGTGAGTCCGTCCATGTGTTCAAATAGCCACAGGAGATCGAAGAGATCTTTTTCACTGCAGCGACTTACGAGCGTGGACGATTTCATCATCAGTAGTGTGTGTAGATCCGCTACAACGAGTCCGTCATTGAGCGAATGGAACCGGCCCACGCGGAAGAGATTTTGATCTAGGACGATATCTACTGTGAACCTTTTTTGATCTAAAAGGCACGTCGCTTTGTAAAACTGCGCCGCATGAAACTCCCTCTCAAACACCGTACCGATCCCTTGTAGAGATTGAACCGCCGCATGGGTCGCCTTTTGGCTGGTTTCATCAGCCGTGAAAAGATCGAGATCGTCCGACCGGCGGTGTCCTGCGTAAAAACCAGCTAGAGCCGTGCCTCCGACAAGGGCGCAACCGGAAAGTTTCTGGAGAAAAATGTGTTTGAGCGCTTTGTAAAGCGGTGGCGGCAGAATTCGTTCCGCTAAATCAGACCGAGATTTTTCTGAAGCTTCCAAACTCTCTCCCATTCTTTGCGTTGAACCGCCTCGATGAATCGTTTGTAAACAGGAAACTTGGTCCATACTCGGTTCCCTGCTATGGCCGCGGCTTGGAAAAGACCGTACACTTGGACAAGCCGCGCGATCGCAGGCGATTCGCAGCGCAACAGCGCGACGGAAAACCGTGCGAGCGACGGATAGAGGCGGTCCCAAAGAAGTGACGTTTCCAGGGACGCGACTTCCTTGGGTTCCGAGAGCATCGGAAGCGGTTCACGTAGTACTTCCAAGCTGACCCCGAGCGTCTTGGCCAGGCGATACAGATGTTGCGCTTTCAAATGAATATCGCCCCCGGGTTCCGTGCCTTTAAACCAAAGAGAGACGGCCTGCCGGCGAACACCAGCCATCTTTGCCAAATCCGACTGATTGAGTCCCCGGAGTTCGGCCAGGGTCTTGAGCGTCTGTAAATTCACTTAGTTACGATGAACCGGAGTTAGGACGTTTGTCAAGTGTACTTGACAAAATAAAAACGAAAATCCTTATATTACAAACACTTACTTCTTTGTAAGACGATCGATTTCTTTTTGGGCTGTCTTGGCTTCCGGGCCTTTCGGGTAGTGTTTGAGATACGCCCTATATTGGAAAATCGCTTCCTTCTTTTTCCTTTGTTTCGCGTAGGCCTGGCCTAAACCAAAAAGCGCGTCGGCGTCTTTCGGGCGCTTCTTAAGAACCGATTGGTATTCCTTGATCGCTTCGTCGACTTGGCCTTCTTGAAGAAGAAGTTTTCCTCGATCGATGTTCCTTGAGGCTTTGGTGACCTCCGCGCCGGAATCGAGCTGAATGGATTTTCCATAGGCTTCGATGGCTTTGTCTGATTTACCGACTTTGGAGTACGCCTGGCCGAGGTAGTTTTGAGCGTCGGTGTTCTTCGGATCGAGAGAGACGGCCTTTTCTAATTCTCCAATCGCGTTCGGATATTCCTCCCGCTGGAAATA
Protein-coding regions in this window:
- a CDS encoding helix-turn-helix transcriptional regulator yields the protein MNLQTLKTLAELRGLNQSDLAKMAGVRRQAVSLWFKGTEPGGDIHLKAQHLYRLAKTLGVSLEVLREPLPMLSEPKEVASLETSLLWDRLYPSLARFSVALLRCESPAIARLVQVYGLFQAAAIAGNRVWTKFPVYKRFIEAVQRKEWERVWKLQKNLGLI
- a CDS encoding nucleotidyl transferase AbiEii/AbiGii toxin family protein: MGESLEASEKSRSDLAERILPPPLYKALKHIFLQKLSGCALVGGTALAGFYAGHRRSDDLDLFTADETSQKATHAAVQSLQGIGTVFEREFHAAQFYKATCLLDQKRFTVDIVLDQNLFRVGRFHSLNDGLVVADLHTLLMMKSSTLVSRCSEKDLFDLLWLFEHMDGLTYERLIQVGHEIDGGLTGETLLMSVSNTILREEACDFSLDPQVTPKNVHAQLISFQKSFLKGLSLYLKNQPAPPLKDLLKQVKRLI